One region of Synechococcus elongatus PCC 11801 genomic DNA includes:
- a CDS encoding 6-carboxytetrahydropterin synthase: MRDSQSRDRDRHAMECIINRRALFSASHRYWLPELSEAENQKLFGACARFPGHGHNYVLYVSMRGELDEYGMVLNLSDVKRVIKDEVTSQLDYAYLNDVWPEFQASLPTTENLARVIWQRLAPHLPIVRIQLFESPSLWADYLGQAMEAYLTIQTHFSAAHRLAKESLSFEENCEIYGKCARPHGHGHNYHLEVTVAGEIDPRTGMLADLAALQRVVQDTVVEPFDHSFLNKDIPYFAEVVPTAENIAVHIRDLLAGPIRELGARLYKVKLIESPNNSAEVYCPQPSRLSSDVEAAVPVLL, translated from the coding sequence ATGAGAGACAGCCAATCACGGGATCGCGATCGCCACGCCATGGAGTGCATCATCAACCGTCGGGCACTATTTTCTGCGAGCCACCGCTATTGGCTCCCGGAACTCAGTGAGGCCGAGAACCAGAAATTGTTTGGTGCCTGTGCCCGCTTCCCTGGCCACGGACACAACTATGTGCTCTACGTGTCCATGCGGGGCGAACTGGATGAGTACGGCATGGTGCTCAACCTCTCAGACGTGAAGCGGGTCATTAAAGACGAAGTCACCAGTCAACTGGACTATGCCTATCTCAATGATGTTTGGCCAGAGTTTCAGGCGAGCTTGCCCACCACTGAAAACCTAGCGCGGGTAATCTGGCAGCGACTGGCGCCTCACCTGCCGATCGTGCGCATTCAACTGTTCGAGAGCCCGAGCCTTTGGGCTGACTATCTAGGACAAGCCATGGAAGCCTACCTGACCATTCAGACCCACTTCAGTGCTGCTCACCGCCTTGCGAAAGAGAGCCTTAGCTTTGAGGAAAACTGTGAAATCTATGGCAAATGTGCGCGCCCCCATGGCCACGGCCATAACTATCACCTCGAAGTGACTGTTGCGGGCGAGATTGATCCGCGCACGGGTATGCTGGCGGATTTGGCAGCCCTACAACGAGTGGTGCAAGACACAGTCGTCGAGCCTTTTGACCACAGCTTTTTGAACAAGGACATTCCCTACTTTGCTGAGGTGGTACCGACGGCAGAGAATATCGCTGTCCACATCCGCGATCTGCTGGCGGGGCCGATCCGTGAGTTGGGCGCACGCCTATACAAGGTCAAACTGATCGAAAGTCCTAACAATTCTGCAGAAGTCTATTGCCCACAGCCTAGTCGCCTGTCATCTGACGTAGAAGCAGCAGTTCCGGTCTTGCTCTAG
- a CDS encoding TerB family tellurite resistance protein, which translates to MRPSTLEPHDQRSVLRLLIGAAWLDGDMQPEERHYLQGLLEKYRLATDPEFQDLMARSLPISPAVFEQWLSAYLRQHPRREDVESLLDQISSVIYADSLIDAREAAVLCEIEQELEHRPALRLLDRLQTFFHHCLVMS; encoded by the coding sequence ATGCGTCCTTCCACTCTTGAGCCTCACGATCAACGATCTGTCTTACGCTTGCTCATTGGTGCTGCTTGGCTAGATGGCGACATGCAGCCCGAGGAAAGGCATTACTTGCAAGGCTTATTAGAAAAATATCGTTTAGCGACTGATCCAGAATTTCAGGATCTCATGGCTCGATCGCTACCCATTTCTCCAGCTGTTTTTGAGCAGTGGTTAAGCGCTTATTTACGACAGCATCCACGTCGAGAAGATGTTGAAAGTCTGCTCGATCAAATCAGCAGCGTCATCTACGCTGACAGTCTCATCGATGCCCGCGAGGCGGCTGTTCTCTGCGAAATTGAGCAAGAACTGGAGCATCGGCCGGCCTTGCGTCTGCTCGATCGCCTCCAAACTTTCTTCCATCACTGTCTTGTAATGTCATGA
- the lipA gene encoding lipoyl synthase produces MSQCLQHWTFAVNASRQPASTLPPWLRSGLGRASEVSRVQQVIKQRQIHTICEEGRCPNRGECYARGTATFLLVGPTCTRSCAFCQVDKGHAPQPIDPAEPSRIAEAVETLGLQYVVLTAVARDDLPDQGAGQFATTMRAIAQRCPQTQIEVLTPDFWGGDPDRDRAEQAQVDRLAVVLAEQPVCFNHNLETVERLQGQVRRGARFDRSLRLLSLAKHLAPAIPTKSGLMLGLGETQAEIIETLQALRQVGCDRLTLGQYLQPSLAHLPVQRYWTPAEFEELGAIARELGFQMVRSGPLVRSSYHADSG; encoded by the coding sequence ATGTCACAATGCCTGCAGCATTGGACGTTCGCGGTGAATGCTTCTCGCCAGCCTGCTTCTACCTTGCCCCCTTGGTTGCGATCAGGCCTTGGGCGTGCCAGTGAAGTTTCCCGAGTCCAGCAGGTCATCAAGCAGCGTCAGATTCACACCATTTGCGAGGAAGGACGTTGTCCTAATCGCGGCGAATGCTATGCCCGAGGAACGGCCACGTTTTTGCTGGTGGGACCCACCTGCACACGGTCCTGTGCTTTTTGTCAGGTGGATAAGGGGCATGCACCGCAGCCGATCGATCCTGCTGAACCCAGTCGGATTGCTGAAGCAGTTGAGACTTTGGGATTGCAGTATGTGGTGCTGACGGCGGTTGCCCGCGACGATTTGCCGGATCAAGGGGCAGGCCAGTTTGCTACAACGATGCGGGCGATCGCCCAGCGCTGCCCTCAGACACAGATTGAAGTGCTGACGCCGGATTTTTGGGGCGGTGACCCCGATCGCGATCGCGCAGAGCAGGCACAAGTCGATCGCTTGGCTGTGGTTTTGGCCGAGCAACCAGTCTGCTTTAACCACAACCTCGAAACCGTCGAGCGACTCCAAGGGCAAGTCCGACGTGGGGCACGCTTCGATCGCTCCCTGCGGTTGTTGTCTCTCGCTAAGCACCTGGCACCTGCCATCCCTACCAAATCAGGCTTGATGCTGGGTTTGGGTGAAACTCAAGCTGAGATCATTGAAACCTTGCAAGCGCTTCGGCAGGTAGGGTGCGATCGCCTTACCCTTGGCCAATATCTGCAGCCTTCCCTGGCCCATTTGCCCGTGCAGCGCTACTGGACACCAGCCGAGTTTGAAGAACTGGGTGCGATCGCCCGTGAGTTGGGCTTTCAAATGGTGCGATCGGGACCGCTAGTCCGCAGTTCCTACCACGCTGATAGTGGGTGA
- the mnmA gene encoding tRNA 2-thiouridine(34) synthase MnmA, with protein sequence MERVVVGLSGGVDSSVAAALLHRQGYAVEGLTLWLMKGKGQCCSEGMVDAAGICEQMGVPYHVVDSRDRFQEAIVDYVVQGYEAGITPLPCSQCNRAVKFGPMLDYAKTELKADAIATGHYARLRHNPETGRTELLRAVDRNKDQTYFLYDLPQSVLQSVKFPLGELTKPETRQIAAELGLRTAEKPESQDLCLAEVHGSMRAFLDRYIQAREGDIVDQSGRVLGKHTGIHHYTIGQRKGLGIAHSEPLYVIAIDPVNNRVVVGDRNSAAQAECTVSRVNWVSIAEPEIPIPAAVQVRYRSAPVPCSVIPLPGDRARICFEDPQFSITPGQAAVWYDGDRLLGGGIIDRAESLEHA encoded by the coding sequence ATGGAGCGCGTTGTCGTCGGACTCTCAGGCGGAGTCGATAGTTCCGTCGCTGCGGCGTTACTGCACCGCCAAGGCTACGCTGTGGAAGGACTAACGCTCTGGCTGATGAAGGGCAAGGGACAGTGCTGCTCGGAAGGCATGGTGGATGCGGCAGGCATCTGTGAGCAGATGGGTGTGCCTTACCACGTAGTCGATAGCCGCGATCGCTTCCAAGAAGCCATTGTTGACTATGTTGTGCAGGGTTACGAAGCCGGAATTACACCTCTGCCCTGCTCTCAGTGCAATCGGGCGGTCAAGTTTGGCCCGATGCTGGACTATGCCAAGACAGAGCTGAAAGCTGATGCGATCGCAACAGGACACTATGCTCGGCTGCGCCACAACCCTGAGACGGGACGGACAGAGCTGCTGCGTGCTGTCGATCGCAATAAAGACCAGACTTATTTTCTCTACGACCTGCCCCAATCGGTTCTCCAGTCCGTCAAATTTCCCCTGGGAGAACTGACTAAACCGGAAACCCGCCAAATAGCGGCGGAGCTGGGATTGCGCACTGCTGAAAAACCCGAAAGTCAGGATCTCTGTCTGGCGGAGGTTCATGGCTCAATGCGCGCTTTTCTCGATCGCTATATCCAAGCTCGCGAAGGCGACATTGTTGATCAAAGCGGTCGCGTCCTCGGTAAACACACGGGCATTCATCACTACACGATCGGTCAGCGTAAAGGCTTGGGCATTGCCCACAGTGAACCCCTGTATGTCATTGCGATCGACCCTGTGAATAATCGTGTTGTGGTGGGCGATCGCAACAGCGCTGCTCAGGCTGAATGCACTGTTTCGCGGGTCAACTGGGTCTCGATCGCAGAACCAGAAATACCGATTCCAGCAGCCGTTCAAGTGCGCTATCGCTCAGCACCAGTGCCTTGTTCTGTCATTCCCCTGCCGGGCGATCGGGCTCGCATCTGTTTTGAAGACCCCCAGTTCAGCATCACGCCGGGCCAAGCAGCTGTTTGGTACGACGGCGATCGCCTCTTGGGTGGCGGCATCATCGATCGGGCAGAGTCTTTGGAGCATGCCTAA
- a CDS encoding FUSC family protein, translating to MKSLQTTLTRGQWRHLWKSASGAAIAVAIGNQLDRLEPDIWSVSDTTWSAVTVLVVLQANLGGLLQASSSRLQGTIIGGTCGTLVGLLLGFTPWSAGVAVFFSLAFCLTARLNDALRLAGLTSLIVQSSFAIGVSQPWLVGLGRLTSVFVGIAIAVGVSLLLWPRPALLQLEQGLRSLFADAAQLYAALNLSGEQDDAIAEPQRLTSLQLLRQQLRRNRQSLQETQHEPWLDLKRHSQLELQAREADTLVFALHALVELRREGPLPADLAIAELDHMIQQALQKLAETLSLPPELCQQLASVLEAQFEHLRVLRQQRALRSLDESDLLRGLALLQERSLISRLLLRLGGWPEDNPFWDPASPSA from the coding sequence ATGAAGTCGTTGCAAACGACACTGACCCGAGGACAATGGCGTCACCTTTGGAAAAGTGCTTCAGGTGCCGCGATCGCTGTGGCGATTGGCAATCAGCTTGATCGCCTAGAACCCGATATCTGGAGCGTCAGCGATACCACTTGGAGTGCCGTCACGGTTCTTGTTGTCCTCCAAGCCAATCTAGGTGGCTTGTTACAAGCCAGCAGCAGTCGTCTCCAAGGCACCATCATCGGTGGCACCTGCGGTACGTTGGTCGGTCTCCTGCTTGGCTTTACACCTTGGAGTGCCGGTGTTGCCGTCTTTTTCTCCCTTGCTTTCTGTCTGACCGCCCGCTTAAATGATGCTCTACGATTAGCGGGACTGACGAGCTTAATCGTCCAAAGTAGTTTTGCCATCGGTGTCAGTCAGCCTTGGCTGGTCGGTCTTGGGCGTTTGACCAGTGTCTTTGTTGGAATTGCGATCGCGGTTGGCGTGTCGTTGTTGCTCTGGCCTCGACCAGCTCTGCTGCAGTTAGAACAGGGGTTGCGATCGCTGTTTGCCGATGCAGCACAGTTATACGCTGCCTTGAATTTGAGTGGCGAGCAGGATGATGCGATCGCAGAACCCCAGCGTTTGACGAGTCTCCAACTGCTGCGGCAACAGCTCCGGCGCAATCGCCAAAGCCTGCAGGAAACGCAGCATGAACCTTGGCTAGACCTCAAACGGCACAGCCAGCTAGAACTCCAAGCCCGAGAAGCCGACACCTTAGTCTTTGCCCTGCATGCCTTGGTGGAACTGCGTCGAGAAGGTCCCTTGCCTGCCGATTTAGCGATCGCTGAGCTGGATCACATGATTCAACAGGCTCTCCAAAAACTGGCCGAAACCCTCAGCCTCCCACCGGAGCTATGCCAGCAACTTGCCAGCGTTCTCGAAGCGCAATTTGAGCATCTGCGAGTTCTGCGACAACAACGGGCGCTGCGATCGCTGGATGAGTCCGATTTACTGCGTGGTCTAGCGCTCTTGCAGGAACGCTCCTTGATCAGTCGCCTGTTGCTGCGGCTGGGCGGCTGGCCAGAAGACAATCCCTTCTGGGATCCAGCTTCTCCGTCCGCTTAA
- a CDS encoding methyltransferase family protein yields the protein MDLFQRWGFDWKHWYRGDRGEYWLFAQLALLAALVVVPRWPIPIAADWIVWRWAIALPFLLIGAGLAIAGLRFLGDSLTPLPAPHAESTLVQAGIYAWIRHPLYSGLMIGSIGWAIALWSLSQAAIAFVLILVLIGKARLEERWLRDRYSDYADYQSRVKAFIPGLI from the coding sequence ATGGATCTGTTTCAGCGTTGGGGTTTTGACTGGAAACATTGGTATCGGGGCGATCGCGGTGAGTATTGGCTGTTCGCACAATTGGCTTTGCTGGCAGCCTTAGTTGTGGTGCCGCGCTGGCCCATTCCGATCGCAGCAGATTGGATTGTCTGGCGTTGGGCGATTGCACTGCCTTTCTTATTGATCGGGGCTGGGCTAGCGATCGCGGGTCTTCGCTTTTTGGGCGACAGCCTCACGCCTTTGCCGGCTCCTCATGCAGAATCTACCCTCGTTCAAGCTGGCATTTATGCTTGGATCCGCCATCCTCTCTACAGCGGTCTCATGATCGGTAGCATCGGTTGGGCAATCGCCCTCTGGAGTCTGAGTCAGGCTGCGATCGCTTTCGTGTTAATTCTGGTGCTGATCGGTAAAGCACGGCTTGAGGAACGCTGGTTACGCGATCGCTACTCTGACTACGCCGATTACCAATCCCGCGTGAAGGCCTTTATTCCCGGATTGATCTAA
- a CDS encoding potassium channel family protein: MFILISIVSIGVIFKIDKIETIIVSFILLSSLLQVLKITRPSQHISRLLLGLTIVTFGTIVTNELGGFQFFPVLSILFRFITLLSSSLFLGVVITLLIQTLLRQSQVTADLVKGGICIYLLIAILWSILYQAIAVLDSQAFLILPEHQDNNPFVYFSFITLTSTGFGDIVPINPVAKLLAGFEAMFGQLYLAIVIARLVSLYSSQNSPRA, encoded by the coding sequence TTGTTTATCCTAATTAGCATTGTCTCAATCGGCGTTATTTTTAAGATAGACAAAATTGAAACAATTATTGTCTCCTTTATTTTACTCAGTAGCTTACTGCAAGTCCTGAAAATCACTCGTCCCTCGCAACACATCTCGCGATTGCTTCTAGGACTGACCATTGTCACCTTCGGGACGATTGTCACTAATGAATTAGGTGGCTTTCAGTTCTTCCCGGTTCTCAGTATTCTCTTTCGCTTTATTACACTCTTAAGCTCTTCTCTCTTCCTCGGAGTAGTGATCACATTGCTGATTCAAACTCTGCTGCGTCAATCCCAGGTCACTGCGGATCTTGTCAAAGGCGGAATTTGCATCTATCTGCTAATTGCAATTCTTTGGTCGATTCTCTACCAAGCGATCGCTGTTTTAGATTCTCAAGCGTTCTTAATCCTGCCAGAACATCAGGACAACAATCCCTTTGTCTACTTCAGTTTCATCACTCTGACGAGCACAGGCTTTGGCGACATCGTTCCAATCAATCCAGTTGCCAAACTGCTCGCTGGCTTTGAAGCGATGTTTGGCCAACTCTATTTGGCTATCGTGATCGCTCGTCTCGTCAGTCTTTACAGCAGCCAAAATTCGCCCAGAGCCTAA
- the petC gene encoding cytochrome b6-f complex iron-sulfur subunit, whose amino-acid sequence MTQVSGASDVPSMGRRQFMNLLTFGSVTGVALGALYPVVNYFIPPSSGGSGGGVSAKDALGNDVVLSKFLADHNVGDRTLVQGLKGDPTYLVVESTEAISDYGINAVCTHLGCVVPWNASENKFKCPCHGSQYDATGKVVRGPAPLSLALAHVSVNDDKVFLSPWTETDFRTGDNPWWA is encoded by the coding sequence ATGACTCAAGTATCGGGAGCTTCAGACGTCCCCAGCATGGGGCGTCGGCAGTTCATGAACCTGCTGACCTTCGGCTCAGTCACAGGTGTCGCCCTGGGTGCCCTCTATCCGGTGGTGAACTACTTCATTCCGCCTTCCAGTGGTGGAAGTGGCGGCGGTGTCTCGGCCAAGGACGCGCTTGGCAATGATGTCGTCCTCTCTAAGTTTTTGGCTGATCACAATGTGGGCGATCGCACCTTGGTGCAAGGCCTGAAGGGCGACCCCACCTACCTCGTGGTCGAAAGCACTGAAGCGATCAGTGACTACGGCATCAACGCGGTTTGCACCCACTTGGGCTGCGTGGTGCCTTGGAATGCGAGCGAAAACAAATTCAAGTGCCCTTGCCACGGTTCGCAGTACGACGCGACCGGCAAAGTGGTCCGCGGTCCCGCACCGTTGTCCTTGGCACTGGCGCACGTTTCTGTGAACGACGACAAAGTCTTCCTCTCGCCTTGGACCGAAACCGACTTCCGGACCGGCGACAACCCCTGGTGGGCTTAG
- the petA gene encoding cytochrome f has product MNMRFSPKALVRQLGRLSLVACLSLGLLGAADWLQPQAAAAYPFWAQENYASPREATGKIVCANCHLAKKPTEVEVPHSVLPDTVFKAVVKIPYDRSSQQVLGDGSKGGLNVGAVLMLPDGFKLAPEDRISEELKEEIGNVYFTNYSADQENIILVGPLPGDDHQEIVFPVLSPDPAKDKNVFFGKYQIHVGGNRGRGQVYPTGQKSNNGVYTAPAAGVIDAVTETASGYDIVIRKEDGTTVTEAVPAGPTPIVEVGAEVAAGAALTNDPNVGGFGQIDTEIVLQSSNRVLGVVAFFFAVMLAQMLLVLKKKQVEKVQAAELNF; this is encoded by the coding sequence ATGAACATGCGTTTTTCTCCAAAAGCTCTCGTGCGCCAACTGGGTCGCCTGAGCTTGGTTGCCTGCCTCAGCCTAGGACTGTTGGGAGCCGCAGATTGGCTCCAGCCCCAAGCTGCTGCTGCCTACCCCTTCTGGGCCCAAGAAAACTACGCTTCGCCGCGGGAAGCGACGGGCAAAATTGTCTGCGCAAACTGCCACTTGGCCAAAAAGCCGACTGAAGTGGAAGTGCCTCACTCGGTCTTGCCTGACACCGTGTTCAAAGCCGTTGTCAAAATCCCCTACGATCGCTCGTCCCAGCAGGTCTTGGGAGATGGCAGCAAAGGTGGACTGAACGTCGGTGCTGTCTTGATGCTGCCCGATGGCTTCAAGCTCGCACCTGAAGACCGCATCTCTGAAGAACTGAAAGAAGAGATCGGCAACGTCTACTTCACCAACTACTCCGCAGACCAAGAAAACATCATCTTGGTTGGTCCGCTGCCCGGCGATGATCACCAAGAGATTGTCTTCCCAGTGCTCTCGCCCGATCCGGCCAAAGACAAAAACGTCTTCTTTGGCAAATACCAAATCCACGTTGGTGGCAACCGTGGCCGGGGTCAGGTCTACCCGACCGGTCAAAAGAGCAATAACGGCGTTTATACCGCCCCTGCTGCTGGCGTGATCGATGCGGTCACCGAAACGGCAAGCGGCTATGACATCGTCATCCGTAAAGAAGATGGCACGACTGTGACCGAAGCCGTGCCGGCTGGCCCCACCCCGATTGTGGAAGTGGGCGCGGAAGTCGCTGCAGGTGCAGCCTTGACCAATGACCCCAACGTCGGTGGCTTTGGCCAAATTGACACCGAGATCGTTCTGCAAAGCAGCAACCGTGTCTTGGGTGTTGTGGCCTTCTTCTTCGCCGTGATGCTGGCGCAAATGCTGCTGGTGCTCAAGAAGAAACAGGTCGAGAAAGTGCAAGCAGCTGAGCTGAACTTCTAG
- the lgt gene encoding prolipoprotein diacylglyceryl transferase: MAIVTLLALQFTSPGPTIVELGPISIRWYGVLIASAVLLGISLSSRLARRRDIDPNAIADLAVWLVIGAIPAARLYYVLFEWRQYASRPAEIFAIWHGGIAIHGAILGGTAALILFARQRKISLWQLTDVVVPSLALGQAIGRWGNFFNSEAFGTPTDLPWKLFIPIDRRPLDYIQSEYFHPTFLYESLWNLLLCLLLIWLFRQGLRQRLPLKAGALTCIYLIGYSLGRVWIEGLRTDSLMLGSLRIAQAVSLVSIAFGVLGLVWIYGLKRSLPDVVRPALSGESRSEL; the protein is encoded by the coding sequence GTGGCGATCGTGACTCTCTTGGCCCTGCAATTCACCTCCCCAGGTCCAACCATCGTCGAACTGGGACCTATCAGCATCCGCTGGTATGGCGTCTTGATCGCCTCGGCAGTGCTGTTGGGGATTAGTCTGTCATCGCGTTTAGCTCGACGTCGCGATATCGATCCCAATGCGATCGCGGATCTCGCCGTCTGGCTCGTGATCGGTGCAATTCCTGCCGCTCGGCTTTACTACGTTCTGTTTGAGTGGCGTCAGTATGCCAGTCGACCCGCTGAAATCTTTGCGATTTGGCACGGGGGCATCGCAATTCACGGGGCAATCCTGGGTGGAACTGCAGCGCTCATACTCTTTGCTCGCCAACGCAAAATTTCCTTGTGGCAGCTTACCGATGTGGTGGTGCCCTCGCTGGCTCTGGGTCAGGCGATCGGGCGATGGGGCAACTTCTTTAACTCTGAAGCCTTTGGTACGCCGACCGATCTACCGTGGAAACTCTTCATTCCCATCGATCGCCGTCCACTGGACTACATTCAAAGCGAGTATTTCCATCCAACGTTTCTCTACGAATCGCTATGGAATTTACTGCTCTGTCTGTTGCTGATCTGGCTTTTTCGCCAAGGTCTACGCCAGCGCTTACCACTCAAAGCTGGTGCACTGACCTGCATTTATCTGATTGGCTACAGTTTGGGTCGTGTTTGGATTGAGGGACTGCGGACTGACAGCTTGATGCTGGGTTCCCTGCGCATTGCCCAAGCCGTCAGTCTGGTCTCGATCGCCTTTGGGGTGCTGGGATTGGTCTGGATCTATGGCTTGAAGCGATCGCTGCCAGATGTGGTTCGTCCGGCACTCTCGGGGGAGTCGCGCAGTGAGCTTTAG
- the cobM gene encoding precorrin-4 C(11)-methyltransferase translates to MWFVRHSRGSRAVSFSAGVYFVGVGPGDPELMTVRAQKLIAAADVLLYTDSLVPPAILADARPDAERLPTAHRTLEEILPILKERVAAGAIVARLHDGDPSLYSTIAEQIAGLRSQGIPYQVIPGVSAFQAAAARLGQELTLPGLVQTIILTRCAGRIGLPDRESLSSLAAHQASLCLYLSARQAEKAQSELLEHYPPETPIAVCYRLGWPDEAIWLGKLSELAQITQDQQLDRTVLYLVSPALDVADAGRSQLYNPDYHHLFRPEATAARSPQPS, encoded by the coding sequence ATGTGGTTCGTCCGGCACTCTCGGGGGAGTCGCGCAGTGAGCTTTAGTGCAGGCGTTTACTTCGTCGGCGTTGGCCCAGGCGACCCGGAGCTAATGACGGTACGGGCTCAAAAGCTGATTGCCGCCGCCGATGTTCTGCTCTACACCGATTCATTGGTACCGCCTGCGATCTTGGCTGATGCAAGGCCAGACGCAGAACGACTGCCAACGGCCCATCGCACGCTAGAAGAGATTCTGCCGATCCTCAAAGAGCGAGTGGCAGCGGGGGCGATCGTGGCGCGACTCCACGATGGCGATCCCAGTCTCTACAGCACGATCGCGGAACAAATCGCCGGTCTGCGATCGCAGGGCATCCCCTACCAAGTCATTCCCGGCGTCAGTGCCTTTCAAGCAGCAGCAGCTCGACTGGGGCAAGAGCTCACCCTGCCAGGGCTTGTGCAGACGATCATTTTGACTCGCTGCGCCGGTCGGATTGGGCTGCCCGATCGCGAATCCCTATCGTCTTTGGCCGCGCATCAGGCCAGTCTCTGTCTCTATCTCAGCGCTCGCCAAGCCGAGAAAGCACAGTCGGAACTGTTGGAGCATTACCCGCCAGAAACCCCGATCGCAGTTTGCTATCGACTGGGTTGGCCGGATGAAGCGATCTGGCTAGGGAAGCTATCGGAGCTGGCGCAGATTACCCAAGATCAGCAGCTCGATCGCACGGTGCTGTATCTAGTCAGTCCCGCTTTGGATGTGGCGGATGCAGGGCGATCGCAGCTCTACAACCCCGATTATCACCATCTGTTTCGACCAGAAGCTACAGCAGCACGATCGCCCCAGCCATCATGA
- a CDS encoding EamA family transporter, with protein sequence MPTEIRLAPWLLLASLTATCEATKDLFAKRSLQQLSATRLAALLSLLTTLLLLPIVLWQGIPAIGPNFWWSCLLGSSLNLVAFWLYARALQMGELSLVAPIVNLTPLFLLLTSPLIVAEHLAWQDSAGVILLVIGAYQLNRRDRDSSSRLQPLIDLWQQPAQRIMVFVAFLWSITSNLDKIGVQSSDPYFWLLCLFGSTGIVLLILGRGLGPVRKYPWRSLSAMAIFNSVGVVAQMVALNQATVVQIISVKRLSTLIGVVYGAVFFGEKQLRQRFFGAALMMAGAIVLL encoded by the coding sequence ATGCCCACGGAGATTCGCTTGGCACCTTGGTTACTACTTGCCAGCCTGACAGCCACCTGTGAGGCGACCAAAGATCTATTCGCCAAGCGCAGTTTGCAGCAACTCTCCGCCACTCGTCTAGCCGCTTTGCTCTCGCTGCTAACGACGCTCCTGCTTTTGCCGATTGTGCTCTGGCAGGGGATTCCAGCGATCGGGCCCAACTTTTGGTGGAGCTGCTTGCTGGGCAGCAGTCTGAATTTAGTGGCCTTTTGGCTCTACGCGCGGGCGCTGCAGATGGGCGAGTTGTCGCTGGTAGCCCCGATCGTCAACTTGACACCCCTGTTTCTGCTGCTGACCTCACCGCTGATTGTGGCGGAACATTTGGCTTGGCAGGACAGTGCTGGCGTGATTCTGCTGGTCATCGGGGCTTATCAACTAAATCGCCGCGATCGCGACAGTAGCTCCCGTTTGCAACCCCTCATTGATCTCTGGCAGCAGCCGGCTCAACGAATCATGGTGTTTGTGGCGTTTCTTTGGAGCATCACCAGCAACCTCGACAAAATTGGTGTCCAGTCGTCTGATCCCTATTTCTGGCTGCTCTGCCTGTTTGGCAGTACTGGCATCGTTCTGCTGATCTTGGGGCGCGGTTTAGGGCCTGTCCGCAAATATCCTTGGCGATCGCTCAGTGCCATGGCGATCTTCAATAGCGTCGGTGTTGTGGCTCAAATGGTGGCGCTCAACCAAGCGACGGTCGTACAAATCATTTCCGTCAAACGCCTCAGCACCCTGATCGGCGTGGTCTATGGCGCTGTCTTCTTCGGGGAAAAGCAGCTCCGTCAGCGCTTTTTTGGGGCAGCCCTCATGATGGCTGGGGCGATCGTGCTGCTGTAG
- the radC gene encoding RadC family protein, translating to MATSGLRVADLPEDERPRERLMRSGPSGLSTAELLAILLGTGQGPGGLSAVGLGQLLLSQLGQHQREPLRVLRQITVAELMQIPGIGPAKATAIAAAIELGKRVYQTDVNTVLPITSPEAAAKALSADLMWAEQERFALLLLDVRHNLIGQRVLTIGTATETLANPREIFREALRLGATRLIVAHNHPSGQVDPSSADLSLTEQLLKLGQALELPVLDHLILGQGHHRSLRDTTGLWQKFPQGD from the coding sequence ATGGCGACTTCTGGTTTGCGCGTGGCTGATCTACCCGAAGATGAGCGACCGCGGGAGCGGCTGATGCGATCGGGGCCGAGTGGTCTTTCGACGGCTGAATTACTGGCGATTCTGTTGGGAACGGGACAAGGGCCGGGTGGTCTATCAGCCGTTGGGCTAGGTCAACTCTTGCTCAGTCAGCTCGGTCAACACCAGCGCGAACCACTGCGGGTGCTGCGGCAAATTACCGTCGCTGAGCTGATGCAAATCCCCGGCATTGGTCCGGCCAAGGCGACGGCGATCGCGGCTGCGATCGAGTTAGGAAAACGGGTTTATCAAACCGATGTCAACACAGTCCTGCCGATTACTTCCCCAGAAGCAGCTGCCAAAGCTCTCAGTGCAGATCTAATGTGGGCGGAGCAGGAACGCTTTGCCCTGCTACTATTGGATGTCCGCCACAATCTGATTGGCCAACGGGTGTTGACGATTGGCACGGCGACTGAAACCTTGGCCAATCCCCGCGAAATTTTCCGAGAGGCGCTACGACTTGGGGCAACCCGCTTGATCGTGGCCCACAACCATCCATCCGGTCAGGTCGATCCCAGCAGTGCCGACCTCAGTTTGACGGAACAACTGCTGAAACTCGGGCAAGCACTGGAGTTACCCGTGCTCGACCACCTCATTCTGGGACAAGGACACCACCGCAGCTTGCGCGATACGACAGGACTTTGGCAGAAATTTCCCCAGGGTGACTGA